The following coding sequences lie in one Anomalospiza imberbis isolate Cuckoo-Finch-1a 21T00152 chromosome 17, ASM3175350v1, whole genome shotgun sequence genomic window:
- the PLCG1 gene encoding 1-phosphatidylinositol 4,5-bisphosphate phosphodiesterase gamma-1 isoform X5: protein MWIKGLNWLVADTLRAPTPLQIERWLRKQFYSLDRNREDRISAKDLKNMLSQVNYRVPNMRFLRERLTDVEQRNGDITYGQFAQLYRSLMFSAQKTMDVPFLERGTERPEHFRVSLLELQKFLLEIQRELWAADTLQVQEFMFNFLRDPLREIDEPYFSLDEFLTFLFSKENSIWNSQLDMVCLENMNNPLSHYWISSSHNTYLTGDQFSSESSLEAYARCLRMGCRCIELDCWDGPDGMPVIYHGHTLTTKIKFSDVLVTIKEHAFVTSDFPVILSIEDHCSIAQQRNMAQNFKKVFGDMLLTKPVDISADGLPSPNQLKRKILIKHKKLAEGSAYEELPTSVMYSENDISNSIKNGILYLEDPINHEWNPHYFVLTSSKIYYSGETTSDQGNEDEEEQKEVSNSTELHSTEKWFHGKLGAGRDGRHIAERLLTEYCIETGAPDGSFLVRESETFVGDYTLSFWRNGKVQHCRIHSRQDAGSPKFFLTDNLVFDSLYDLITHYQEVPLRCNEFEMRLTEPVPQTNAHESKEWYHASLTRAQAEHMLMRVPRDGAFLVRKRSEPSSYAISFRAEGKIKHCRVQQEGQTVLLGNSEFESLVDLISYYEKHPLYRKMKLRYPINEETLEKIGTAEPDYGALYEGRHPGFYVEANPMPTFKCAVKALFDYKAQREDELTFTKNAIIQNVEKQEGGWWRGDYGGKKQLWFPSNYVEEITSPTSLEPEQEQQLDENSPLGDLLGGVLDVPSCQIAIRPEGKNNRLFVFSISMSSVSRLSLDVAADTHEDLLDWVKKIREAAQTADARLSEGKMMERRKKIALELSELVVYCRPVPFDEEKIGTERACYRDMSSFPETKAEKYVNKIKGKKFLQYNRLQLSRIYPKGQRLDSSNYDPLPMWICGSQLVALNFQTPDKPMQMNQALFMSSGQCGYVLQPTNMRDDIFDPFDKSTLRGTEPISISIEVLGARHLPKNGRGIVCPFVEVEVSGAEYDNAKQKTEIVADNGLNPLWTPKQFHFQVSNPDFAFLRFVVYEEDMFSDENFLAQATFLVKGLKTGFRAVPLKNNYSENLELASLLVKIDIFPCKQENGEINLFNASSLRERAGDGSSQLLASRGREGSFELRYQQPFEDFRVSPEQLADHFESRERRVLRRTRVNGDNRL, encoded by the exons GATCTCTGCCAAGGATCTGAAGAACATGCTGTCCCAGGTCAACTACCGGGTCCCCAACATGAGGTTCCTGCGGGAGAGACTCACG gATGTGGAGCAGAGGAACGGGGATATCACGTACGGGCAGTTTGCACAGCTCTACCGCAGCCTGATGTTCAGCGCCCAGAAAACG ATGGATGTCCCGTTCTTGGAAAG GGGTACAGAAAGGCCTGAGCACTTCAGGGTGtcgctgctggagctgcagaagtTTTTGCTGGAGATCCAGAGG gagctctgggctgCAGATACCCTTCAGGTACAGGAATTCATGTTCAACTTCCTGAGAGACCCTTTGAGGGAGATTGACGAGCCTTATTTCTCCCTGGATGAA TTTCTCACCTTCCTGTTTTCCAAAGAGAACAGCATCTGGAACTCGCAACTGGACATGGTGTGTCTGGAGAACATGAACAACCCTCTCTCCCATTACTGGATCTCCTCCTCACACAACAC GTACCTGACGGGGGATCAGTTCTCGAGCGAGTCCTCGCTGGAGGCCTACGCCCGCTGCCTGCGCATGGGCTGCCGCTGCATCGAAC TGGATTGCTGGGATGGTCCCGATGGCATGCCGGTCATCTACCATGGGCACACCTTAACCACCAAGATCAAGTTCTCCGATGTCTTGGTCACTATCAAGGAGCACGCCTTTGTCACCTCTGA TTTCCCTGTCATCCTGTCCATTGAGGACCactgcagcattgctcagcagAGGAACATGGCTCAGAATTTCAAGAAGGTTTTTGGAGACATGCTCTTGACCAAACCAGTCGATATTTCTGCTGATGGCCTTCCATCTCCAAACCAGCTCAAGAGGAAGATTCTCATCAAG CACAAGAAGCTGGCAGAGGGCAGTGCTTACGAGGAGCTGCCCACGTCGGTGATGTACTCAGAGAATGACATCAGCAACTCCATCAAGAATGGGATCCTGTACCTGGAAGACCCCATCAATCAT GAGTGGAACCCGCATTACTTTGTGCTGACCAGCAGCAAGATCTATTATTCTGGGGAGACAACCAGTGACCAAGGAAACGAGGATGAGGAAGAGCAAAAGGAG GTGAGCAACAGCACCGAGCTTCACTCCACGGAGAAGTGGTTCCACGGGAAGCTGGGAGCGGGCCGTGACGGGCGGCACATCGCGGAGCGGCTGCTGACAGAATATTGCATCGAGACAGGGGCCCCCGACGGCTCCTTCCTCGTCAGGGAGAGCGAGACCTTCGTAGGAGACTACACCCTCTCCTTCTG GCGCAATGGGAAGGTGCAGCACTGCCGGATCCACTCGCGGCAGGACGCCGGCAGCCCCAAGTTCTTCCTGACGGACAACCTGGTGTTCGACAGCCTCTACGACCTCATCACCCACTACCAGGAGGTGCCACTGAGGTGCAACGAGTTTGAGATGAGGCTGACGGAGCCAGTGCCACAGACCAATGCCCACGAGAGCAAAGA GTGGTACCACGCCAGCCTCACGCGGGCCCAAGCCGAGCACATGCTGATGCGGGTGCCCCGCGACGGAGCCTTCCTGGTGCGCAAGAGGAGCGAGCCCAGCTCCTACGCCATCTCCTTCAG GGCAGAAGGGAAGATCAAGCACTGCCGGGTGCAGCAGGAGGGCCAGACTGTGCTGCTGGGCAACTCCGAGTTCGAGAGCCTGGTGGACTTGATCAGCTACTACGAGAAACACCCACTGTACCGCAAGATGAAGCTGCGCTACCCCATCAACGAGGAGACCCTGGAGAAGATCGGGACAGCG GAGCCGGACTATGGAGCCCTGTACGAGGGACGCCATCCTGGGTTCTATGTGGAAGCCAACCCTATGCCCACCTTCAAG TGTGCAGTCAAAGCCCTGTTTGACTACAAGGCACAGAGGGAAGACGAGCTCACCTTCACCAAAAATGCCATCATCCAGAATGTGGAGAAACAGGAAGGAGGCTG GTGGAGAGGAGATTATGGTGGCAAAAAGCAGCTGTGGTTCCCTTCCAACTATGTAGAGGAAATTACTAGTCCCACTAGCCTGGAGCCAGAGCAGGAG cagcagctggatgagAACAGCCCCCTGGGAGACCTGCTCGGAGGTGTCCTGGACGTGCCCTCCTGCCAGATCG CCATCCGCCCCGAGGGGAAGAACAACCGCCTCTTCGTCTTCTCCATCAGCATGTCCTCGGTGTCGCGCCTGTCCCTGGACGTGGCAGCCGACACGCACGAGGACCTGCTGGACTGGGTGAAGAAGATCCGGGAGGCAGCTCAGACAGCTGATGCCAGG CTCTCTGAAGGGAAGATgatggagaggagaaagaagatTGCCCTGGAACTTTCAGAACTGGTGGTCTATTGCCGACCTGTGCCCTTTGATGAAGAGA AGATTGGCACAGAGAGGGCCTGTTACCGGGACATGTCCTCCTTTCCCGAGACCAAGGCAGAAAAGTACGTCAACAAGATCAAGGGCAAGAAGTTCCTGCAGTACAACCGCCTGCAGCTCTCCCGCATCTACCCCAAGGGCCAGCGCCTCGACTCCTCCAACTACGACCCCCTGCCCATGTGGATCTGTGGCAGCCAGCTGGTGGCACTCAACTTCCAGACCCCGG ACAAGCCCATGCAGATGAACCAAGCCTTGTTCATGTCCAGTGGCCAGTGTGGGTACGTCCTGCAGCCGACCAACATGAGGGACGACATCTTTGACCCCTTTGACAAGAGCACGTTGCGGGGCACAGAACCAATCTCCATCTCCATTGAG GTCCTGGGGGCCCGGCACCTTCCCAAAAATGGAAGGGGAATTGTTTGTCCTTTTGTGGAGGTGGAGGTGTCTGGTGCTGAGTATGACAACGCCAAGCAGAAAACAGAGATCGTGG CTGATAACGGCCTGAACCCTCTCTGGACCCCGAAGCAGTTCCACTTTCAGGTCAGCAACCCTGACTTTGCCTTCCTCCGCTTCGTGGTGTACGAGGAGGACATGTTCAGCGACGAGAACTTCCTGGCTCAGGCCACCTTCCTGGTGAAAGGCTTGAAGACAG GTTTCCGAGCTGTTCCCCTCAAGAACAACTACAGCGAGAACCTGGAGCTGGCTTCTCTGCTTGTCAAGATAGACATTTTCCCTTGCAAG CAGGAAAATGGCGAAATAAACCTCTTCAATGCTTCATCCTTACGGGAACGAGCAGGGGATGGCTCCAGCCAGCTGCTGGCAAGcagaggcagagagggctcCTTTGAGTTGCGGTACCAACAGCCTTTCGAGGATTTCcgtgtgtccccagagcagctcGCTGACCACTTTGAGAGCCGGGAGCGAAG GGTACTGCGGAGGACCCGGGTCAACGGGGACAACCGGCTGTAG
- the ZHX3 gene encoding zinc fingers and homeoboxes protein 3 isoform X1, whose protein sequence is MASKRKSTTPCMIPVKTLVLQETEQDAGEDDPEGTQAEAPAEGPAASDAGASNSNNGALSNGHRGIADGDTYICKPCDFGSQDLHQFFGHLDSEHSDFSKDPAFACVGCGFLANSHKGLSHHNTESHAGETGFVWRVVKQDTRTTVEQSLCEATSSHDLPAEVPEEGADGQSEIIITKTPIMKIMKGKPEAKKIHTLKENVASQLGGESEVKDGEHSFSNGSVPVSQPTASSSKSSHIVNGSIIGNVPVLQAGVAQLVSLQQQPPLHQQLPTSKSLPKVMIPLSSIPTYNAAMDSNSFLKNSFNKFPYPTKAELCYLTVVTKYPEEQLKIWFTAQRLKQGISWSPEEIEDARKKMFNTVIQSVPQPTITVLNTPLVANPGTVPHLIQATLPGHVVGQPEGTGGLLVTQPIMANGLKGTSSSFTLAVTSVPKPQPAAQHSTVSSSNTSGVKVVNSAQSLLTACPAISSQTFLDPNVYKNKKSHEQLSALKGSFCRNQFPGQAEVERLTKITGLSTKEIRKWFSDRRYHYRNVRGGRAVFPGDSALDSLPEITLDVPPRGAELSPAAVAATPAPHHPPRRQSWHQAPDFTPTKYKERAPEQLKALESSFAQNPLPAEEEVNRLRGETKMTRREIDSWFSERRKKKVAEENKKVEEVAQQEDEEAENGGGEGEDSSDEQRATSENGSVDASGSNPNSAERKVSPIKINLKNLRVTESNGKNEVPGTGANEKGDGSSSRPPTPPKTKLNFKKTAQQRHLLKQMFVQTQRPTNQEYDAIVSQTGLPRAEVIRWFGDSRYGYKNGQLKWYENYRRGVFPPGLVEVSPAGREVLEDYYEKHKGLREEDVPGLCERARLGAQQLKKQTELKPPAPEDPLLPLRRNL, encoded by the exons ATGGCTAGCAAAAGGAAATCCACAACTCCCTGCATGATACCAGTAAAAACACTGGTGCTTCAGGAGACTGAACAGGATGCTGGAGAAGATGATCCTGAAGGAACACAAGCAGAGGCTCCTGCAGAAGGACCAGCAGCGAGTGATGCTGGGGCCAGCAACAGCAATAATGGAGCTTTGTCCAACGGGCACCGCGGCATTGCCGACGGTGACACTTACATCTGCAAGCCTTGTGACTTTGGGTCTCAAGACCTTCACCAGTTCTTTGGGCACTTGGACTCTGAGCACTCAGACTTTAGCAAAGACCCCGCGTTTGCGTGTGTCGGGTGCGGCTTCCTGGCCAACAGCCACAAAGGGCTCTCACACCACAACACTGAGTCGCACGCCGGCGAGACCGGCTTTGTCTGGAGGGTGGTGAAGCAGGACACCCGTACAACCGTGGAGCAAAGTCTCTGTGAGGCCACCAGCAGCCATGACCTGCCAGCAGAGGTCCCTGAGGAAGGGGCAGACGGCCAGTCTGAAATTATCATTACCAAAACGCCTATCATGAAGATAATGAAGGGTAAACCCGAGGCCAAAAAAATCCACACGCTGAAGGAGAATGTAGCAAGTCAGTTGGGTGGTGAGTCAGAGGTGAAGGATGGGGAGCATTCATTCTCAAATGGGTCGGTGCCAGTCAGCCAGCCCACTGCAAGTTCATCAAAGTCATCCCACATAGTGAATGGCTCCATCATAGGAAACGTGCCTGTTCTGCAGGCGGGTGTGGCACAGCTTgtgtctctgcagcagcagcccccgtTGCATCAGCAGCTCCCTACATCCAAGTCCCTTCCCAAGGTGATGATTCCACTGAGCAGCATTCCCACATACAATGCCGCCATGGACTCCAACAGCTTCCTGAAAAACTCTTTCAACAAGTTCCCCTACCCCACCAAAGCTGAGCTGTGCTACTTGACAGTGGTGACCAAGTACCCAGAAGAGCAGCTGAAGATCTGGTTCACTGCCCAGAGGCTGAAGCAGGGCATTAGCTGGTCACCAGAGGAGATTGAAGATGCCAGGAAGAAGATGTTCAACACTGTTATTCAGTCTGTGCCACAACCCACCATTACAGTGCTGAACACGCCCCTGGTTGCAAATCCTGGGACTGTTCCCCATCTTATCCAGGCAACTTTACCAGGCCACGTGGtggggcagccagaggggacaggggggctGCTGGTCACACAGCCCATCATGGCAAATGGGTTGAAGGGCACCAGCTCCTCTTTCACCTTGGCAGTGACTTCTGTCCCCAAGCCACAGccagcagcgcagcacagcaCCGTGAGCTCCAGCAACACATCCGGGGTCAAGGTGGTCAACAGCGCCCAGTCCCTGCTCACCGCCTGCCCTGCCATCTCCTCGCAGACCTTCTTGGATCCCAATGTCTACAAAAATAAGAAGTCCCATGAGCAGCTCTCAGCCCTCAAAGGCAGCTTCTGCAGAAACCAGTTCCCTGGCCAGGCTGAAGTCGAGCGGCTGACAAAGATCACGGGCTTGTCCACCAAGGAGATCCGAAAATGGTTCAGCGACAGGAGGTACCACTACAGGAACGTGAGAGGCGGCCGGGCCGTCTTCCCTGGAGACAGTGCTCTTGATTCCCTGCCTGAAATCACCTTAGACGTCCcacccagaggagctgagctgagccctgcagcGGTGGCGGCTACGCCGGCTCCTCACCACCCACCACGGCGGCAGTCATGGCACCAGGCGCCCGACTTCACCCCAACCAAGTACAAGGAGCGAGCACCGGAGCAGCTGAAGGCCCTGGAGAGCAGTtttgcccaaaatccccttCCTGCGGAGGAAGAGGTGAACCGCCTGAGGGGGGAGACGAAGATGACTCGGAGGGAGATCGACAGCTGGTTCTcggagaggaggaagaagaaggtggCGGAGGAGAATAAGAAAGTGGAGGAGGTGGCTCAACAGGAGGACGAGGAGGCAGAGAATGGCGGCGGGGAAGGGGAAGACTCCTCGGATGAGCAGAGGGCCACGAGTGAAAACGGCTCAGTCGACGCCTCCGGCAGCAACCCGAACTCGGCGGAGCGGAAGGTGAGTCCCATCAAAATCAACCTGAAAAACCTGCGAGTGACCGAGTCCAACGGCAAAAACGAGGTACCGGGGACCGGCGCAAATGAAAAGGGGGACGGCAGCTCCAGCCGGCCGCCCACCCCTCCCAAAACCAAACTGAACTTCAAAAAAACGGCCCAGCAGCGGCATCTGCTGAAGCAAATGTTCGTGCAGACCCAGCGCCCCACGAATCAGGAGTATGATGCCATCGTGTCCCAGACGGGCCTGCCGCGGGCCGAGGTCATTCGCTGGTTCGGGGACAGCCGCTATGGCTACAAGAACGGGCAGCTGAAGTGGTATGAGAACTACCGGCGGGGGGTCTTCCCCCCGGGGCTGGTGGAGGTCAGCCCCGCCGGCCGGGAGGTGCTCGAGGACTACTACGAGAAGCAcaaggggctgcgggaggaggacGTGCCCGGCCTCTGCGAGCGCGCCCGCCTCGGCGCCCAGCAGCTCAAG aaacagaCTGAACTCAAGCCACCAGCCCCGGAGGATCCGCTCTTACCCTTGAGAAGAAATTTGTGA
- the ZHX3 gene encoding zinc fingers and homeoboxes protein 3 isoform X2, whose product MASKRKSTTPCMIPVKTLVLQETEQDAGEDDPEGTQAEAPAEGPAASDAGASNSNNGALSNGHRGIADGDTYICKPCDFGSQDLHQFFGHLDSEHSDFSKDPAFACVGCGFLANSHKGLSHHNTESHAGETGFVWRVVKQDTRTTVEQSLCEATSSHDLPAEVPEEGADGQSEIIITKTPIMKIMKGKPEAKKIHTLKENVASQLGGESEVKDGEHSFSNGSVPVSQPTASSSKSSHIVNGSIIGNVPVLQAGVAQLVSLQQQPPLHQQLPTSKSLPKVMIPLSSIPTYNAAMDSNSFLKNSFNKFPYPTKAELCYLTVVTKYPEEQLKIWFTAQRLKQGISWSPEEIEDARKKMFNTVIQSVPQPTITVLNTPLVANPGTVPHLIQATLPGHVVGQPEGTGGLLVTQPIMANGLKGTSSSFTLAVTSVPKPQPAAQHSTVSSSNTSGVKVVNSAQSLLTACPAISSQTFLDPNVYKNKKSHEQLSALKGSFCRNQFPGQAEVERLTKITGLSTKEIRKWFSDRRYHYRNVRGGRAVFPGDSALDSLPEITLDVPPRGAELSPAAVAATPAPHHPPRRQSWHQAPDFTPTKYKERAPEQLKALESSFAQNPLPAEEEVNRLRGETKMTRREIDSWFSERRKKKVAEENKKVEEVAQQEDEEAENGGGEGEDSSDEQRATSENGSVDASGSNPNSAERKKQTELKPPAPEDPLLPLRRNL is encoded by the exons ATGGCTAGCAAAAGGAAATCCACAACTCCCTGCATGATACCAGTAAAAACACTGGTGCTTCAGGAGACTGAACAGGATGCTGGAGAAGATGATCCTGAAGGAACACAAGCAGAGGCTCCTGCAGAAGGACCAGCAGCGAGTGATGCTGGGGCCAGCAACAGCAATAATGGAGCTTTGTCCAACGGGCACCGCGGCATTGCCGACGGTGACACTTACATCTGCAAGCCTTGTGACTTTGGGTCTCAAGACCTTCACCAGTTCTTTGGGCACTTGGACTCTGAGCACTCAGACTTTAGCAAAGACCCCGCGTTTGCGTGTGTCGGGTGCGGCTTCCTGGCCAACAGCCACAAAGGGCTCTCACACCACAACACTGAGTCGCACGCCGGCGAGACCGGCTTTGTCTGGAGGGTGGTGAAGCAGGACACCCGTACAACCGTGGAGCAAAGTCTCTGTGAGGCCACCAGCAGCCATGACCTGCCAGCAGAGGTCCCTGAGGAAGGGGCAGACGGCCAGTCTGAAATTATCATTACCAAAACGCCTATCATGAAGATAATGAAGGGTAAACCCGAGGCCAAAAAAATCCACACGCTGAAGGAGAATGTAGCAAGTCAGTTGGGTGGTGAGTCAGAGGTGAAGGATGGGGAGCATTCATTCTCAAATGGGTCGGTGCCAGTCAGCCAGCCCACTGCAAGTTCATCAAAGTCATCCCACATAGTGAATGGCTCCATCATAGGAAACGTGCCTGTTCTGCAGGCGGGTGTGGCACAGCTTgtgtctctgcagcagcagcccccgtTGCATCAGCAGCTCCCTACATCCAAGTCCCTTCCCAAGGTGATGATTCCACTGAGCAGCATTCCCACATACAATGCCGCCATGGACTCCAACAGCTTCCTGAAAAACTCTTTCAACAAGTTCCCCTACCCCACCAAAGCTGAGCTGTGCTACTTGACAGTGGTGACCAAGTACCCAGAAGAGCAGCTGAAGATCTGGTTCACTGCCCAGAGGCTGAAGCAGGGCATTAGCTGGTCACCAGAGGAGATTGAAGATGCCAGGAAGAAGATGTTCAACACTGTTATTCAGTCTGTGCCACAACCCACCATTACAGTGCTGAACACGCCCCTGGTTGCAAATCCTGGGACTGTTCCCCATCTTATCCAGGCAACTTTACCAGGCCACGTGGtggggcagccagaggggacaggggggctGCTGGTCACACAGCCCATCATGGCAAATGGGTTGAAGGGCACCAGCTCCTCTTTCACCTTGGCAGTGACTTCTGTCCCCAAGCCACAGccagcagcgcagcacagcaCCGTGAGCTCCAGCAACACATCCGGGGTCAAGGTGGTCAACAGCGCCCAGTCCCTGCTCACCGCCTGCCCTGCCATCTCCTCGCAGACCTTCTTGGATCCCAATGTCTACAAAAATAAGAAGTCCCATGAGCAGCTCTCAGCCCTCAAAGGCAGCTTCTGCAGAAACCAGTTCCCTGGCCAGGCTGAAGTCGAGCGGCTGACAAAGATCACGGGCTTGTCCACCAAGGAGATCCGAAAATGGTTCAGCGACAGGAGGTACCACTACAGGAACGTGAGAGGCGGCCGGGCCGTCTTCCCTGGAGACAGTGCTCTTGATTCCCTGCCTGAAATCACCTTAGACGTCCcacccagaggagctgagctgagccctgcagcGGTGGCGGCTACGCCGGCTCCTCACCACCCACCACGGCGGCAGTCATGGCACCAGGCGCCCGACTTCACCCCAACCAAGTACAAGGAGCGAGCACCGGAGCAGCTGAAGGCCCTGGAGAGCAGTtttgcccaaaatccccttCCTGCGGAGGAAGAGGTGAACCGCCTGAGGGGGGAGACGAAGATGACTCGGAGGGAGATCGACAGCTGGTTCTcggagaggaggaagaagaaggtggCGGAGGAGAATAAGAAAGTGGAGGAGGTGGCTCAACAGGAGGACGAGGAGGCAGAGAATGGCGGCGGGGAAGGGGAAGACTCCTCGGATGAGCAGAGGGCCACGAGTGAAAACGGCTCAGTCGACGCCTCCGGCAGCAACCCGAACTCGGCGGAGCGGAAG aaacagaCTGAACTCAAGCCACCAGCCCCGGAGGATCCGCTCTTACCCTTGAGAAGAAATTTGTGA